In Drosophila yakuba strain Tai18E2 chromosome 2R, Prin_Dyak_Tai18E2_2.1, whole genome shotgun sequence, a single genomic region encodes these proteins:
- the LOC6529907 gene encoding uncharacterized protein LOC6529907: protein MSPFMEKTLLLLGVLCCIQVTTALMCYDCNSEFDPRCGDPFEPYSIGEVNCSKQEPLEHLKDKYKPTLCRKTVQKIYGKTRIVRGCGYIPDENTDNKCVRRSGTHDVAAIYCSCTKDLCNGANSNAGQWMMLPLILAAGSALLLNLNSRHTIRFQSS from the exons ATGTCGCCATTCATGGAGAAGACGTTGTTGTTGTTAGGCGTGCTCTGCTGCATACAAG TGACCACTGCCCTGATGTGCTACGACTGCAACAGCGAGTTCGATCCCCGCTGCGGCGATCCCTTCGAGCCGTACTCCATTGGCGAGGTGAACTGCAGCAAACAGGAGCCGCTGGAGCACCTGAAGGACAAGTACAAGCCCACCCTGTGCCGCAAAACCGTGCAAAAGA TTTACGGGAAGACCCGGATCGTGCGAGGATGCGGATACATCCCAGACGAAAACACCGACAACAAGTGCGTGAGACGCTCGGGAACCCACGACGTGGCCGCCATCTACTGCTCCTGCACCAAGGATCTGTGCAACGGAGCCAACTCGAATGCTGGCCAGTGGATGATGCTGCCCCTCATCCTGGCCGCCGGATCGGCGCTCCTGCTGAACCTAAACTCGAGGCACACAATACGATTCCAGAGCTCGTAA
- the LOC6529908 gene encoding uncharacterized protein LOC6529908: MAECTNVQVKLEQQNIKERLNLHVKRRLQQDADNPIESPELLPTEANAKRSKAKDAPKPRKPYQKRTEKPKAEATKSKKVAPLGSPAGEVEPLDDQETEGFSPEAPDGKTARRDCCKNADILNVVLNAKKRILMQDPEVQAFWTEITNCIKG; encoded by the exons ATGGCAGAATGCACCAATGTACAGGTGAAACTGGAGCAGCAAAACATCAAGGAGCGCCTGAATCTGCACGTCAAGCGTCGCCTGCAGCAGGACGCAGATAATCCCATCGAGAGTCCCGAATTGCTGCCCACTGAGGCAAATGCCAAACGCAGCAAGGCGAAAGATGCTCCAAAACCGAGAAAACCCTACCAAAAGCGCACAGAGAAACCGAAAGCAGAGGCGACTAAGAGCAAGAAAG TGGCGCCATTGGGCAGTCCGGCGGGTGAAGTGGAGCCCTTGGATGACCAGGAAACGGAAGGCTTTTCCCCGGAGGCGCCGGATGGCAAAACCGCGAGACGGGATTGCTGCAAAAACGCCGACATTCTAAACGTGGTCCTGAACGCTAAGAAACGCATTTTAATGCAGGATCCCGAGGTGCAGGCCTTCTGGACCGAAATAACCAATTGCATCAAGGGCTGA
- the LOC6529909 gene encoding pre-mRNA-splicing regulator female-lethal(2)D isoform X1, giving the protein MSVAAMTMDDQRPLMNSYDKMPPTKYEQNLNILNSSQNSGASGGPASPTPSGLEDATASSSHHHHHHHPHPHHHHHQEQQQQQHQQQHLQQQQQQQQQQQHAAAVAEAVAAAEQRQRLLEDEIENLKLEQVRMGQQCADAQRREKILMRRLANKEQEFQDYVSQIAEYKAQQAPTALALRTALLDPAVNLLFERLKKELKATKAKLEETQNELSAWKFTPDSNTGKRLMAKCRLLYQENEELGKMTSNGRLAKLETELAMQKSFSEEVKKSQSELDDFLQELDEDVEGMQSTILFLQQELKTTRDRIQTLEKENAQLKQVGTKDEVVAPTAATNGGTNKTITKLETIHEDACMANNPTNPDYYNGNTNNEQIAALPQIPPADDCSILNGNAARLARKRNYQEEETPPTVVVVPTPTPLGNNVQEVPPIREVTAPRTLPPKKSKLRGITTRRNSQLEEDHQPVTTPVVVPLILDNAVVGMASEEAAAAAAGNNSNTEAGVPVVVPVEGVDPAAPAAPGRILTRRRSVRMQQNGSGAVDYST; this is encoded by the exons ATGAGTGTCGCTGCAATGACTATGGACGATCAAAGACCCTTGATGAACAGTTACGACAAAATGCCCCCGACCAAATACGAGCAAAACCTAAATATCCTAAACAGCAGCCAAAATAGTGGGGCCAGTGGCGGCCCCGCCTCCCCAACGCCCTCCGGCTTGGAGGACGCAACGGCGTCGTCGTcgcaccaccatcatcatcaccatccgcatccgcaccatcatcaccatcaggagcagcagcagcagcagcatcagcaacaacacttgcagcagcagcaacaacagcagcagcagcagcaacacgcagcagctgttgcagAGGCTGTTGCAGCCGCCGAACAGCGACAGCGCTTGCTCGAAG ATGAGATCGAGAATCTCAAGCTGGAACAGGTCCGCATGGGTCAGCAATGCGCGGATGCCCAGCGACGCGAGAAGATCCTTATGCGACGACTGGCCAACAAGGAGCAGGAATTCCAGGACTATGTG AGCCAAATTGCCGAGTACAAGGCCCAGCAGGCGCCAACTGCCCTGGCCTTGCGCACTGCCCTGCTCGATCCTGCCGTGAATCTCCTGTTCGAGCGGCTCAAGAAGGAGCTAAAGGCCACGAAGGCCAAGCTGGAGGAGACGCAGAACGAACTGTCCGCCTGGAAATTCACGCCAGACTCCAACACCGGCAAGCGCCTGATGGCCAAGTGCCGACTGCTCTACCAGGAGAACGAAGAGCTTGGCAAGATGACCTCCAACGGCAGACTGGCCAAGCTGGAGACCGAACTGGCCATGCAGAAGAGCTTCAGCGAAGAGGTCAAGAAATCGCAATCGG AGTTGGACGACTTCCTGCAGGAGCTGGACGAGGATGTTGAAGGCATGCAGAGCACCATTCTGTTTCTGCAGCAAGAACTAAAGACCACACGCGATCGCATACAAACGCTTGAGAAGGAGAACGCCCAGTTGAAACAGGTTGGCACCAAGGATGAGGTTGTGGCTCCAACGGCCGCCACCAACGGTGGCACTAACAAGACGATAACCAAGCTGGAGACCATTCATGAGGACGCTTGCATGGCGAATAACCCAACGAATCCGGACTATTACAACGGCAATACTAACAACGAACAAATCGCGGCCTTGCCACAGATACCACCAGCGGATGATTGCAGCATTTTGAACGGAAATGCAGCGCGATTAGCCCGCAAGCGAAACTACCAAGAGGAGGAGACCCCTCCAACGGTAGTGGTGGTGCCGACCCCCACACCATTAGGAAATAACGTCCAGGAAGTACCGCCCATTAGGGAAGTTACCGCTCCACGAACTCTGCCGCCCAAAAAGTCCAAGCTGCGAGGCATTACCACGCGTCGTAACTCGCAGCTGGAGGAGGATCATCAGCCTGTGACGACACCAGTGGTCGTGCCGCTGATCCTGGACAACGCAGTGGTCGGAATGGCCAGCGAAGAggctgctgccgctgcggCGGGTAATAACAGCAATACGGAAGCTGGAGTACCAGTGGTAGTCCCAGTTGAGGGCGTCGATCCAGCTGCTCCGGCGGCACCGGGCCGCATCCTGACCCGTCGTCGGTCCGTCCGCATGCAGCAGAACGGCAGCGGTGCAGTCGACTACTCCACCTAA
- the LOC6529909 gene encoding pre-mRNA-splicing regulator female-lethal(2)D isoform X2, translating to MGQQCADAQRREKILMRRLANKEQEFQDYVSQIAEYKAQQAPTALALRTALLDPAVNLLFERLKKELKATKAKLEETQNELSAWKFTPDSNTGKRLMAKCRLLYQENEELGKMTSNGRLAKLETELAMQKSFSEEVKKSQSELDDFLQELDEDVEGMQSTILFLQQELKTTRDRIQTLEKENAQLKQVGTKDEVVAPTAATNGGTNKTITKLETIHEDACMANNPTNPDYYNGNTNNEQIAALPQIPPADDCSILNGNAARLARKRNYQEEETPPTVVVVPTPTPLGNNVQEVPPIREVTAPRTLPPKKSKLRGITTRRNSQLEEDHQPVTTPVVVPLILDNAVVGMASEEAAAAAAGNNSNTEAGVPVVVPVEGVDPAAPAAPGRILTRRRSVRMQQNGSGAVDYST from the exons ATGGGTCAGCAATGCGCGGATGCCCAGCGACGCGAGAAGATCCTTATGCGACGACTGGCCAACAAGGAGCAGGAATTCCAGGACTATGTG AGCCAAATTGCCGAGTACAAGGCCCAGCAGGCGCCAACTGCCCTGGCCTTGCGCACTGCCCTGCTCGATCCTGCCGTGAATCTCCTGTTCGAGCGGCTCAAGAAGGAGCTAAAGGCCACGAAGGCCAAGCTGGAGGAGACGCAGAACGAACTGTCCGCCTGGAAATTCACGCCAGACTCCAACACCGGCAAGCGCCTGATGGCCAAGTGCCGACTGCTCTACCAGGAGAACGAAGAGCTTGGCAAGATGACCTCCAACGGCAGACTGGCCAAGCTGGAGACCGAACTGGCCATGCAGAAGAGCTTCAGCGAAGAGGTCAAGAAATCGCAATCGG AGTTGGACGACTTCCTGCAGGAGCTGGACGAGGATGTTGAAGGCATGCAGAGCACCATTCTGTTTCTGCAGCAAGAACTAAAGACCACACGCGATCGCATACAAACGCTTGAGAAGGAGAACGCCCAGTTGAAACAGGTTGGCACCAAGGATGAGGTTGTGGCTCCAACGGCCGCCACCAACGGTGGCACTAACAAGACGATAACCAAGCTGGAGACCATTCATGAGGACGCTTGCATGGCGAATAACCCAACGAATCCGGACTATTACAACGGCAATACTAACAACGAACAAATCGCGGCCTTGCCACAGATACCACCAGCGGATGATTGCAGCATTTTGAACGGAAATGCAGCGCGATTAGCCCGCAAGCGAAACTACCAAGAGGAGGAGACCCCTCCAACGGTAGTGGTGGTGCCGACCCCCACACCATTAGGAAATAACGTCCAGGAAGTACCGCCCATTAGGGAAGTTACCGCTCCACGAACTCTGCCGCCCAAAAAGTCCAAGCTGCGAGGCATTACCACGCGTCGTAACTCGCAGCTGGAGGAGGATCATCAGCCTGTGACGACACCAGTGGTCGTGCCGCTGATCCTGGACAACGCAGTGGTCGGAATGGCCAGCGAAGAggctgctgccgctgcggCGGGTAATAACAGCAATACGGAAGCTGGAGTACCAGTGGTAGTCCCAGTTGAGGGCGTCGATCCAGCTGCTCCGGCGGCACCGGGCCGCATCCTGACCCGTCGTCGGTCCGTCCGCATGCAGCAGAACGGCAGCGGTGCAGTCGACTACTCCACCTAA